In Dromiciops gliroides isolate mDroGli1 chromosome 5, mDroGli1.pri, whole genome shotgun sequence, the following are encoded in one genomic region:
- the LOC122729651 gene encoding LOW QUALITY PROTEIN: density-regulated protein-like (The sequence of the model RefSeq protein was modified relative to this genomic sequence to represent the inferred CDS: deleted 1 base in 1 codon): protein MATDFPEPTAPDCKGDLKSNTKLDTDYPLQVLHWGGCSLPTECCQYMPDVGKCRQWLEKNFPNEFAKLTVENSPKQEPGIGEGQGTAREEEEKKRQKRGGRDQIKQKKKTVAQKVTIAKIPRAKKKYVTRLCGLATFKNDLKEAQRFFAQKFSCGASVTGEEEIIIQGDFTDDIIDVIQEKWPEVNDDSIEDLGEVKK, encoded by the exons ATGGCTACAGACTTTCCTGAGCCCACCGCCCCTGACTGCAAAGGAGACCTGAAGAGCAACACCAAGCTAGACACGGATTACCCACTTCAGGTGCTTCACTGGGGAGGCTGCTCATTACCAACAGAGTGCTGTCAATATATGCCTGATGTTGGTAAATGTCGACAGTGGTTAGAGAagaattttccaaatgaatttgcaAAACTCACTGTAGAAAATTCACCTAAACAAGAACCTGGAATTGGGGAAGGCCAGGGAACagcaagagaagaggaggagaagaaaaggcaaaagagaggtggaagggatcaaataaaacagaaaaagaagacagtTGCACAAAAGGTTACAATAGCCAAAATTCCTagagcaaagaagaaatatgtaaCAAGACTGTGTGGCCTTGCAACTTTCAAGAATGACCTTAAAGAAGCACAAAGG TTCTTTGCTCAGAAATTCTCCTGTGGTGCCTCAGTTACAGGGGAGGAGGAAATCATCATTCAGGGAGACTTTACAGATGACATTATTGATGTAATTCAGGAGAAATGGCCAGAGGTGAATGACGACAGCATTGAAGATCTTGGAGAAGTaaagaagtaa
- the LOC122728957 gene encoding ubiquitin-conjugating enzyme E2 R1-like, whose product MARPLVPSSKKALLLELKGLQEEPVEGFRVTLVDQGDLYNWEVSTFGPPNTYHEGGYFKVRLKFPSDYPCSPPAFRFLIKVWRPNIYETGEVCISILHLPVDDPQSGELPSERWNPTQNDRTVLLSVISLKRGFWEDGRMTQEITWLS is encoded by the coding sequence ATGGCCCGGCCACTGGTGCCCAGCTCGAAGAAGGCGCTGCTCCTGGAGCTCAAGGGGCTGCAGGAGGAGCCGGTCGAGGGCTTCCGGGTGACCCTGGTGGACCAGGGCGACCTGTACAACTGGGAGGTGTCTACCTTCGGGCCCCCCAACACCTACCACGAGGGCGGCTACTTCAAGGTCCGCCTCAAGTTTCCTAGTGATTACCCCTGCTCCCCTCCAGCTTTCCGGTTCCTCATAAAAGTGTGGCGCCCGAACATCTATGAGACTGGGGAGGTTTGTATCTCAATCCTCCACCTTCCAGTAGATGATCCCCAGAGTGGAGAGCTTCCCTCTGAGCGATGGAACCCCACCCAAAATGACAGGACTGTCCTCCTGAGCGTGATCTCCCTCaagagaggattctgggaagacgGCAGAATGACGCAGGAAATTACCTGGCTTTCTTAA